The genomic region CAGTGATACAAGAAGCAGTTCCCCCAGCAGCTGTAGCAGATGAGGAATAGAGCTGCCAGGAAGACCAAGGCACAAATCGTGCAAGGTTTCCGTTCCAGGAGAAAACTGAGCAGGTAGAATCCCATGAACATCGAGTGACTGAACCACAATGCTGGGTTGAGGGGCTTGGGTATGAGCAGGACAGGTAGCAACCACTGAAGGCAGTACATGGTGGCTGGCTGGGGCCTCGTTGGCAGTAGCAGTCAGATGTGCTCCAGAACAGGCTCCAGCAACTCCTCCGGAGGGCAGGCTGCTCTGTAGGGAGAAGGAAATGTCAGACTCTCAGAAaattgcaggggaaaaaaccaactgACATTCTTCTAAAGCTTCATTTACTCCCAAGCATCATATGCTGATGGTTGAACTCCCAGCACTAAATTCCATTGTGTCTTGGGAGCTGGTGGAAAGCTTTCTGAACCActcagctggggacaggatCAGCTAATGCTGGTATAGAAGTGTATCCTGTGTGCTCTGTTCCTCAGACCTTTATCCAGGCTAACAAATGAGACCCTTTTAGGACAGTGCAGGAACAAAAAGGGAGAGGTGGAAATGGGAAACAAGCTGCCAGAGCCTTCCCTACACACATTGATCGAAGACAATCCAAAGGCTTGAGTGATGAtataaagaaatgcaattgaaggGTAATCATCATTTGGTGCTACAGAGAAGTGTTAAGGAAGCATTCATGTAAGGAATTGTTCTGCACACAACAATAAAGTGTTCCAGCAGGACAGCACCAGACCAGCTACACATCAAGGTACCCAGGAAAGCCCTAGCATGTCCTGGCTGTAAAACAAAGGGGAGGACAGTCCCAGCTTAAAGATTTATAATCCTTGCCAAACAGCTGAAGTCAGATAAGATGAAATATGTGACTAGATCAAATGGGGGGACAGGCTCAAAATGGCAATTTCCATTAAGTGCTGTAAACACAGGATTTCCTCACTTGGATTATTATAAAACCCTCTGGAAACTGGGCTTTAAGGGCTTTCCtaggcagggatggcagcatgCTACAAGTCCAGAAAACCTGCTCCTACCTTTAGCAACCACCTCAATGACATTGCAtgcctttgttttttcctttgaagcACTACAAAGCCCTTCAAGAATTTCAAatggctttaaaaataataaatgcctCATCCCCACCAAGAAGAGGCTGGTGGGGACAGCTCCTTGCAGAAAGCCTTGTATCTGTAATTACTCAATGGAGAAGTGCTCCCTCAGAAGGATGAAGGGCTCAGCCGAGCCTGTTAGGATTACAGCTGGGGGGTGGGAAGGTTAGTAGGATGAAGGAGTGAGAATGTAAACAAACAGCACATTCCACTGGCTCCTGTTGGCAGGAGAAGGGATTTCCTGGCAAAGGAAGGGAGAATGAGGGATTGCAGAGAAAAGCCAAGAGAAAACCACACGAGGTTCTCTTCCAAAAAGAACACTGAGGTCAGACTTGTCTTGCAGGTAGAAATGggctctgctgtcagcagcaggaaatgctgCCATCCTGAGCAGCACAACCTATTTTACTTTAATGTTAGGAGGAAAATGCTGGCCAACATCTCCACCAGCACAAACATTATGTGAGGAAAGTACATTGTGCTGGTGCTCCTGCAAGGGAGTGCTctccagcagagagagcagctggagttCAATTAGTGAAACTAAGCTACAGTTCAGTAGCCAGCAAGTaaggaaaaagttattttatgcTGCAATACAGATAAAGCCAAGTCACAGGAATAAAGCTCCCAACGTTAGTCCTGTTTTAGGCAGGTCACTCACTTGCATCTTTAAGGGCAAGTCTAGTCCCAAGCCTCTTCCCCCATCTGTAAACTGGAATTAACAAAACATGCTGTCTGCTTGCCTTTGTGAATTGCTCACATGTCTCTGGAGTAAACAACACCACAGAAATACTAGAGAACTTTTTTCTAAGGGGAagaatggagaggaaaaaatctAACAACAAATATTTGAACAGGAAGGTAATTAAACCCCACCACCCAAGTTTTCAGTTCAGATTGCATTGAATGCAGCAAATTTGCACTAAATCAATGATCTGC from Haemorhous mexicanus isolate bHaeMex1 chromosome 18, bHaeMex1.pri, whole genome shotgun sequence harbors:
- the BLCAP gene encoding bladder cancer-associated protein translates to MYCLQWLLPVLLIPKPLNPALWFSHSMFMGFYLLSFLLERKPCTICALVFLAALFLICYSCWGNCFLYHCTGSQLPESAHDPSIVGT